A genomic stretch from Dyella sp. M7H15-1 includes:
- a CDS encoding DUF1120 domain-containing protein, with amino-acid sequence MIRRTSRTVFCIACVCTFTANAANYHADFSIKATLVPSACKPTLSDAGVVDYGTIQASRLQRTTPTLLDAKSLQLTVECDAPTYFALKLHDNRAGTGGAATDSFGLGRSAGHDIGSYSVRVSHAFAGNASLMLLRSDDDGIRWQSDAEPLVTDALYAFAAPESVVPHAYQHLSADMWIQAKILPTQELSLSEVIMLDGSATVEVTYL; translated from the coding sequence ATGATTCGCCGCACCTCAAGGACCGTTTTTTGCATCGCATGCGTTTGCACATTCACCGCTAACGCAGCGAATTACCACGCCGACTTTTCCATCAAGGCCACCCTTGTTCCGTCGGCGTGCAAACCGACACTGTCGGATGCCGGTGTGGTCGACTACGGCACCATCCAGGCATCCCGTTTGCAGCGCACGACACCAACCCTGCTGGATGCCAAAAGCTTGCAATTGACAGTAGAGTGCGATGCGCCGACCTATTTCGCGCTGAAACTGCACGACAATCGCGCTGGAACGGGCGGAGCGGCCACCGATAGTTTCGGACTTGGCCGTAGTGCAGGACACGATATCGGATCGTACAGCGTGCGTGTGAGCCACGCCTTCGCAGGCAACGCATCGCTGATGCTGCTACGGAGCGACGACGATGGCATACGCTGGCAAAGCGATGCGGAGCCGCTGGTCACCGACGCACTCTACGCTTTCGCCGCACCGGAATCGGTCGTGCCACATGCCTATCAACATCTTTCTGCCGACATGTGGATACAAGCGAAGATTCTTCCTACGCAAGAATTATCTCTATCGGAAGTGATCATGCTTGATGGCTCCGCTACGGTAGAAGTCACTTATCTCTAG